From the bacterium genome, the window AGTTGATTGGGACTTATCCGCGGAGGATAGCGTTCATCTCCTCGCCATTCATTGCCCTCGCTTCTATGTTGGGGAGGGAGAGTTCGGCTCGGATAAGGATTATGCCCTCTTCCCCGGGCTATTCTATATGCTGAAAGGGGAAAGTTCCATATCCACTGAATTCGCCGACCCACCCTTCAACGACCAGCACGCTCCTCATCCCTATAAGATAACCGTTCCCCTTATGACTTTGGTGAAGGACAAACATCTCGTGGGAATTATGTGGGACCCCTTGCAGAAATGGGATGGGGTGAATGTTTGTCCCTCCGCTCTCTTCGCCTCTCCCAATTGGCTTGAGGGGGAGGAAAACCATCTTTTCGGTCTTTTCCTTCCATCCATTCCCCGCTGGGTCAAAGAAAACGAGGAAAAAGCGAGCGAGCCCTATCTTCTCAATCCCCAGGTCAAGCTCTCCCTTCGTTGCTGGTTCATAGGAGGCTATCCTCTTGATATAACCGATTCGGTTGACTTCTATTTTGAGAAATTCGGCGTTCCTCCCTTGCCCTTAAAGGTTCGCAGTTATGAAGAGGAGCTTCAATTATGTGGCTGGAGCGATATACCGCCTCGCTATCAGCGACTTTTAGGTGAGGTCAATTCCCTTGCCCAGAGATGTGCAATTGATATGGCTACGCAGAGGGAGGATGGCAGTTGGGGATTCAAGATGGACCCCCGAAACACGGAGATGCTGAGGAGGTTCAATCCCAAGCGACCAAATTTAGGTGCTGAAGGCGACACGACTATCGGCACCTGCACATTCTTAAATGGCAGGGCAACAGCCCTACTTCGCTACACTCGCTTCACAAACAATCAACTCACTTGGGAGGCAGGTTTGAAGGCTCTCAACTACATAACCGACAATTTCACCCGTCCCGAGGGAGCGCAAACTTGGGAGATTCCCCTCCACGCCCCAGATATACTTGGTTCCGCTAATGGAGTTCACCTCTATCTTGAGGCTTATAAGATAACGGGAGATAAGGAATATCTAAAGAGAGCGGTCTTCTGGGCGAAGACTGGACTTCCCTTCGTCTATATGTGGAACGCTCCCGACCGCCCGACCATGATGCGTTATGCCACTATACCAATATTCGGGGTGAGCTTCTACAACGCCGCTCCCTGGTTCGGCACACCGGTTCAATGGTGCGGACTTGATTACGCCTATTCCCTTTTGAAATTGGCCGAATACGACGATAGCTATCCCTGGCGACATATCGCGGAGGGAATTACTCTTTGTGCTATGCAGATGCAGACGACGGAGGGAGAGCATAAGGGCGGTTATCCCGATTCCGTCAATCTTATGACCTATACCAAGAGCGACCCGGGGATGCTCAATCCGGCAGGGATTGCGAGGAATGTATATACGATTCGCAATCCCGGGGAAGACCCACAGGGAAATTCCTTCTTCTTTGTTGTCCAAGGCGATAAGAAGATTATGGTCAATTCCGAGGCTCCCTCAATCTCAGGCACTCTTCTATCTGACAATCTACTTCTATCCTTGAAGGCGCCTCGTTCGGTCCCAGGCAAACCCATCTCTACCTACACACTCATAGCGCCCGTTGAGCGTCCTTCCGCTGTTTTGAAAGAAGGGAGGGAATTATCAACGAATATGGAGGCGGATGAATGGTGGAGATATGAGGAGAGAAACGGCGGGCTTTTGGTAATTAAGATAAAACACGACAAGGGCACGATAAATTTGAAAATAAAGGGAATAAAAGCGAGGGAAAATAGGGCTCCCCTGTTAACAGCGAAGCCTGATTGGCAATTCAATGTAGATAACGATTCGGAAGGCTGGTCTGAGTCTCACGATCTCGCTCCCTTTGTTGTTTCGGAAGGCACTTTGAAGGGGAGGTCAACCGGCGGAGACCCCTATATGACATCTCCCTTCTTCCGGGTATCAGCTAAGGATTATCCCTTTGTCTCATTGAGGATTAAATTCTATCCCCTACCCGCTGGTGCGGTTCCTGATGCCCAGATATTCTGGGCAAGGGAAGACGAGACGGGGATGACGGAGAGCAAGAGTATGCATTTCCCCATCATCCCAGATGGGGAGTGGCATATCTACAATGTGAGGGTTGCGGATTCTCCCGAGTGGAAAGGGACAATTGTTCAGATAAGGTTAGACCCCGGAAGCGGAGGCGAGGGAATACAATTCGAGATAGACTGGATAAAGCTATCGCCTAAGGAAGAAGGCTGAGGCTGTCCAAAAACAGGGAAGAGCAATTTTTAAGAATGCGAGCCTCCTGTAGGGAGGTGTAGCAATCTCTCTTCTAAGAAAACTTTTTCAATATATTCCCGTAAGTAAATTTTTAGATTTACTTGACAAAGTAAATATTGGTGAATAATTTTTAAATAACTTTGTTTCCAAATCCTCGTTTAAGAACTTAAGGAGTAAGAGAAAAGTTTTTTAGCGAGGGTTGGGGATTGGGAAGGAGGCTATAGAGAATGCGTGTTTTTATGAGAACTTGTGCTTTGACTTTAGGGGTCTTGCTGTTCAGTTCGTTCTGTGCAAGTTCCCTCTATGGGGCGGCGAAGAAATCAACCCCAAAAGCCCAGGCGACGAAGAAAACCCAAGCGACTAACAAAACCCAGGCGACTAATACAACCCAAGCGACGAATAGCTCGCCGGGAAAGCGCCCCATCGCTTTAATGACTTCCGATGAGGATTTGGCTATCTCCCTTTTAGCGAGGACATTTGAGAGGATGGGCGAGAAGGACTTAGCTAAGCGACTCATAACAGATTACACGCAAACAAAAAGAGCGGTATTCAAAGACCTTGGCGATGTCAATGCGGAGAAGGGGAGAAACTGGAAAGGCGTAAATGTAATAACGCTTAATATAAGTATGGCAAACCAACTCCCGAGTCTGAAGAGATTATGGGATAAGGAGCCTTTTCGTATACCCTTGGGCCTTGTGGGTCGGGCGCTTATAGTCTTCACGAATACATACACATGAACCAGGATAATCCTAAATGGGAACCAAAATACGAAGACCCGGCTTGGCAAGCCACGGATAAAGCGATTACCAGATGGTATAACCACTTAGAGAAAGAATACGAAGACCTCAAAAACGAGCCCTCAAATCAAGAGAGGTTGGCGAAATTAAAGGAGTATCCCAGCTACACCAGCAAATAGCCGAGCAAAAAGTGCCTATGGAGGAAGGCATAGCGAGTAATGTAAAGGATAAAGCTTTATCGCCCAATCTCACTTGGGAATATCCCAATACTTGCACGAAAAGCAGCTCTGCTTGCACAGAAAATCAAAGAGGAAATAAAAATTTGGAGAACAAACTAAACCCTCAACAACAAACTACGCCAACCAAAAATGTTTGGAAATTGGTTCAGATAATGGTATATAGTGAGGTTCTGCCCGAGGGCTTTAGAGAATTGCAAATTCTACAAAGATAACTAACAAGCTATATGGAAAAAGGAGGGTAATAAATGGGAGATTAATGGACTTGTTATATGGTATCTCCCAAGCTACGGTAAGCGATGGGACCTGCACCTATAAGGAAATATTATCAACCGCTTCTCCTGATTCAAAGGGGTTCTATGATGATAAAAACATCGTTTTCCAAGTCACCGCGGATTTAAAATGGACACAGCTTCCCACTTATTTGAAGCCTGGCGAAGAGGCAAAGCTTAAATGCTCCTTCCAGGTGAAGGAGGAGAAGGCAAACCGAGAAGTGGCATTTCAATTTGAAGTGAGGACCTATTATTGGGAAAAGTTGATAACAAGTGTCGAATTTATTAATAACGCTGATTTTTACTATTTATATGACCCCCTAAAAGGGGGACCTTCAACCGGAAGTGTGGAAAAGGAAATCGTTTTCAAAGTCCCTCCACGAAAAAATCCCAATCCCGACTACGGCTTGCGAATTGACATCCTTCCAGGCGCCAATTTAGATTTGGGGAAACTGAAGATTATATATATTCACAAATTCGTTGAATAAAAAATTAAAAAAGTTTAAAAATGGTGTAGACAAAATAGCAAACTTGTTTTATAATTTAGTTGTTTATTAATTTATAGAGAAGTAGCGGTCCTGCGGTCTGGGGGTTCGTTACGGCTCTGGAGATGAGGAGGAAAGAAAAGATGAGAAAAGAGGCAAACGGAAATATTGCAAGCAGGACGAAAGAAAAACGAGGGAATAGTAAGTATGTCTATTTGCTCTTTTTCTTTCTCCCCCTCTTCTTCGTTGTCAACTGCTGGGGGCAGGCTGCTCCTATCCCTGCGCCAGCTTATGTCTATGATGGTCTAACCCCTCCCGATTTAGACTTCACCAATTCAACCACCAGCCTTTCAGCCAACTGGGCACCTATTACTGAATCTAAAGCAGATTACTATGTGGATGGTTACGAATGCGCCATCGGAACATCACCAGGTGCAACTGATGTAGTGGATTGGACAAATGTGGGAAATGTAACTTCCACCACTCTCTCTACACCAACATTAAATCACGGAACGACCTATTACTTCTCCGTTCGGGGTTGGCGGAGCGTGGATAAAGGGGAAGTCGCGACCTCGGACGGAATTACAGTGGATACTAAACCACCTTCATCACAAGTAGAGCAACTCCCTCAAATTACCGATTCGCTATCCTTTACAGTTACCTGGAGCGGCACGGATGACGGAGGGGTAATCATAGTCCCAACTGTAGAGGTGGTTAACAAAGCAGACGCGGCTGTGGCCCAAGTGGGCGGTCCCTCTGGCATCCTCAACTATGATGTTCAGTATAGGGATGGAGATACTGGGGCTTGGACTGACTGGCAGATGGAGACTACCGCTACATCGGCTACATTTACAGGAGAGAACGGTCATACATACTATTTCCGCTGTAGGGCAAGGGACAGCGCTGGCAATGTAGAGGATTGGCCTGTAGAGCCTTCCTATGATACCTTTACGACTATCCAGGTAGCAGGTCCTCCCGCTCCAGACTATGTCAATGACGGACTAACTCCTCTGGATATTGATTTCACCAACTCTACCGACCAGCTATCAGCGAATTGGGCATCCGTGAGCGAAGCGTATGGCTATGAGGTTGCAATAGGGACTTCTCCCACCACAACCGATATCCTCAACTGGACAGATGTGAGCGGTGTGACCTCTACCACAAGGACGGGCTTATCGCTCACCCACGGAACCACTTACTACTTCTTAGTAAGAGCTTACGATGCTAACCATATCGCAGGTGGTTCAACTTCCTCGGATGGCGTAACAGTTGATACACAACCGCCATCATCTCAAGTTAATCCTTTGCCATCAACTACCCCATCACTCTCCTTCACGGTTTCTTGGACGGGAACGGATTCACCAGCGGGCATCCTCAACTATGATGTTCAGTATAGGGACGGAGATACTGGGGCTTGGACTGACTGGCAGATGGAGACTACCGCTACATCGGCTACATTTACAGGAGAGAACGGTCATACATACTATTTCCGCTGTAGGGCAAGGGACAGCGCTGGCAATGTAGAGGATTGGCCTTCTACTCCCGACACTCAAACAGCTATCAACATCGGTGCTGTTTCCCTAACTGTTGTTGCCACTCCTTCTGCTCTTTCTTACAGCGCAGGAGAAAATAGCAAAAGCGTAACATTTGGGGTGACGGCGACCGGTCCACAGGGAGTAAATCTCACGACCCTGACTTATAGGCGTGAATACAGCGATGGGACATCGGAGGAGATACCGGAGGTAATTTCCCAGAGGATAGAAGCTGGGGCAAGGGTTGACATAACAAGAGACATCACTATTGATGATGCAACTCGCACGAGGGTTCTTGCCGGCAGAACAACCGGCACATTCAATCTCGTAGCTACATTCAGCGGAAACGATGATAGCGGGAACGCTGTAAGTGGTTCAGCAACAATAAGTGTTGAAGTTCGCTCGGGAGCGCCCGAAGTCTTTACGGTTAGCAACTTAAGAATACAATTCACCGCCAGAAGCCCCTTTGCAATTGGGCAAGAGGTTAGGGGAAAGATTTTGCTGGATGCTTCAGGAACGGTGCCTGGGGATGTGAGGGGAGTAATCTATCTTGATGGAAACAGATGGAGAAGCTTTGGCGTCAGAATAAGGGAGACAGGGGAGAACGAATTTGATAGCGACCCTCTTCCTACTGCTGAAAGCGATGTTGGGAGACACACGATAAGAGTTGAGATAGTTGACCCAACCGCTTTGAGCGCTGAGGCGAACTACGAAGTCAGTAGAGAGGCGGAGATTCCCGCTTTCAGCTTAAGCGAGCTAATCCTAATCGCTGATGCTGCTAAGCTATCTGATTTCCACTTCTCCTCGACCGAAAGGGAGGGTAACACAAATCGTTATACCCTCAATGGGACGGCGAAGCTTACAATCATCTCCCTGGATAACCAGCAAGTAGAAGATGTTAATATAGAGAATTTGAAGATAGCTTATAATGATAGTGACCCCAAGAATTCAGAGATTCGCTCGGGTAGGGTTATAAAAGAAGTTGACGAGACAGCGGAACCGTTGTTCAAGAAGTGGAAGGATTGTCTTGCGATAAGAAAGGTTGAATACAACTATCCTGAGGGAAGCCCGACGAGACCCGACTTCCTCTCCCTCAGTGGTATGCTACATATACCTTACCTGGACCAAGACCTCTACCAGATAAACGACCTTCATTTGAATAAGGACGGAATCGTGGGGAAGGATTTCCATACTAACCACGAGTGGAATGTATTCGGCTTTATTTTCTCAATAAAGGACATAGGAAGTGCTCCCTCAATCTCCGTGGGGAAGGATAGTTCTGGCTATTACATTTCCATTTCAGGCGACCTTTCGGTCAATATGCGGGGAGGTTCTCCTCACAAGATAGCCGATTACAGCAACTTCAAGTTTGCCTATAATAGAAGCACTGATGATTTCACCATCGCAGGCACATTCAATATAACCGACCCGTTCGGCTTCATACCGGGGAACAACTATCTTGAACTAAATCGTCTCCAATTTGCAAAGGAAACCGAGACCTGGTTCATCAAGGCTTCTTGCAGGTTCCATAAGGAAAATCTTCCGGACGGTGTGAAAGATTTGCTCCAAAAGATACCTGCATTGCCGGAGACTGTTGAATTCAAGTTCAGCAAGGGAGGGAACATAGTGGGGAAGATAGCATTGTTGAACGAGTTGGGGAGCAGTGGTCCAGGACACCATCTAAATTATGATTTCGCGAATTCAAGGACATCCTCCGTCGACCCCACCGAATACCGCATACCGAAAATAGACTATGTACTTGACCCTACCTATATCGGGATAAATCTCAAGTGGGAGAACGGAGAGTTCGTAAAGGACCAAAGCAGCATAGAGTTTGCGCTTGACCTTTATCTTTCTAAATTTAAGGACGATAGCGGAAACTGGGTTGAGGACGAGAATCGCAGGAGAGTGCAGGTGGGAGATGTAAATGCGAGTGGTGAGTTCACACCTGGCGTGAGGATATTAATGGACGGAGGGGTGGAATGGAATGCCCCAATGATTACAGTGGTTAGAGGATTGAGGTATTCCTTCTGCGATGATAAAATCCTCCTCAGGCTGAATGAGCTGGCTTTTCAGGTTTATCCGTTCGTAATAAGTATAAATGGCTCAATTGGGGTTGATTTCTCAATGATAGAGGGTGGGATAGACTTAGGGTTGAATATAGACTTGGATGGGAATGTTGATTGGAGGTTAGGAGGCGGTGGACGCTTTGATATCGTGAATGTCGTTCATATAGGCGTTGATAATTTGGATTTCTGGGGTGGTCCTGAGCCAAGAGAGATAACCCTCAATTTTGACACGACCACTGGCGAGGGAAGCGGAAGGAATTTCTCGCAGAGCGGAGACCAAACAATCCAGGTAAAAAGATACTTTAAGTTTGAAAATGCCACAATAGACCTCGGGAGAGAAGGAAGTTGGTTTCATGGGAGTGTAGAACAGTTCCTAATTTATACAACAACTGAGGGAAATACCAAGGTCTCCATAAGACACGCAGATGTTAGCATAGCTGGTATTTCGCTTCTAAGCGATTACGATTATCATAACCCTATGTTGAGGGTGGCGGGAAAGGCGACTATACCCAGCGGTCAGGAGATAATAATAGTTGGGAAACTGGGATGGGGAGCAGATATAGGAGATATGACATTTGGTCTATTCGGAGCTGTTGGAGGGTTAACGATTCAGATAGGCCCTGTAACCTTAACTGATGTAGGAGGCGGATTCTTCTACAACCCCGTTGCCGAGGATTTGGAAACAGTGAGACATATGTGTGGATTCAACAGACCCGAGATGGACGAGAGGATACAATCAAGGAGACCAGGAGGTGCGGATAATCCCGGTAAATTCGCCGTTCTTCTCTATGCAGGGGCGGTTATCGCCTCCGATGACTTGGTGAAGGGTAAAGCTCTCATATCCCTAACGGAGAACTACTTCAACCTGGATGCAGAGGTTGATGTCCTGCCAAGCGCGAACCTCGCTAAGGGGGTGGTTTATCTTGGGGTTGGCTGGAGCCCCTTCTACGCGGAGGGCTCAATTGACATAGAAGTTAACGCGGTGGATATCATAACAGGAAAAGGGCATCTTGACTTTTATGTATATAGTAGCGATGCTTGGGGTATAATGGGGAATGCCAATTTGAAGGTGATAAGAATAATAGATGTCACAGCTGAGCTTTTCGTTGGTAATCCCGGTTTTATGTTTGATGGGAAGGTGGGAGCAGGGATTGACCTTTATATCGTGAGTGGAGGATTTGAGCTTGAGACGATGTTCTGGTATAAGAGGTCGCCTCCCTCTTCCTGGGGCGCCTACGCTAAGGGAAAAGCTTGGGGCGATGTACTTGGCGGACTGATAGGTGCAAAGGTATCCCTTGAGGGAGCGCTTATCCATACCTCGCCAGCCTTCATCATCTACACTGTTGGAGGGTTGAAGATCGAAATATGCTGGGTAACAGTATTTGATGGCAGTGTTTGGTTAGCACTGAGCACCGAAGACGGATTAGATGGTGGAACGGGAAGGAACTCCCGCTATGACGAGCTGATAGATGAAGCGAGACATATGGCGGATGAGATGGAGGAGGAGAAGAACAGGGTAAAGCAGGAGATGGATGAAGCGAAGAGGGCTTTCGACCAATTATCGGCGGAGCAGAGAAGGATAGCGGGTAGCACAGTGATACAGCCGGATGTGGAAAAAGCCAGAATTGTTAACGAGGTCTACACTTCCGAAATGAGCTGGTGGGACTATTATTCAGGGGAGTCATCAGCAACCGCGACAATATCAACTATAAGAAGTATCTGGGAAAATGTGATTGATGGCACGGAGGCACAAAGTTTAGCCAATAGAAGAACTGAGTTATTGAATAGCCAAAACGAGATAGACCAGATGAATCAGCAGATGATTGAGAAATACAACGCAGTGGTTGAAAAGATAAACCAATATTCTGCTCTTCTTGAGGCGGAACTTCCAAGCATAAGGGAATTGGGGGAGATGGGAACTCCGTTCCTGGGTTACAACGAGCAAACTATAACGGCGAGCGATGGTTCAACCAGGACCATAAGGGTGGGCTTCAATATGGACTGGACTAAAGCTGACCAGCAGGCGAATGCTTTACAAGAGGTTAAGGAACAATCAGCCGCCTACGAGCAAAGGCTCCTCCAGTTGGTCGGTCAATTTGAGGAGAACATCCAGAGATTGGATGGTCTCCTCCACTGGGAGGACCCAGCTGTTGCACCTCTCGCCGGTGATTACTACCGGAGATTTCAAAAAATAAACCATCATTATAGAACTTACCTTAATTATCTAAAAGATAACTTTGAGAGTTGCTGGAGGAGACTTAATACCCTAAATAGCACTACCACGGAAGCCGCACTTTCTTCCTCTTTTTCCAACCTCGCCCAAAGAACAAATGTACTTCCCCTTGGCGATGCTTCCTTAAAACAATGGACCAACCAGCGCATAGATAATATAAATCGCCTGCTGGGTAAAACGAGAGGGGAGGAAGGGTCTTATAATCCAATTTTGTCGGATTCCGACCCTATAGAAAGATGGAGGGAAGTCTGGAGGGACTCGGGGTTGGAGCTTTGGTATAGGGTGCCTATGGCAGGGTTGGAAGATTTCGTTATGCGTTCCTACAACTCTAAATTGCTTGAGGCTGAGAACAGTTTCAAAAACATCATCAACACTTTCTGTCTTCCCTGGAAGAATTACACGGATTCCTTGGATAATATCTATAGAAGAAAGGCCAGGCTATACGAGATACTTTACGACCTTTATGACCAATTGGCTCTCTGCGATGGAGAATTTATCCGCATAACATCAATAGAGGGTACTTCACCCGACCTACCGGGAATGCAATTACGAAATTACCAGTCAATTGAAAGGCTAGAAGGAATTTTGAGAGAAGGACAGGGAATAAGACAAATAGAGGAAATGGGTGGGCCTGTTGTGGGACCGAGGCCGCTTCCCGCGGGTGGTTCGGTCTTAGTAAGCGAGAATGTAATGGGCTTTATGACGAAACGACTATATTTCACACTAAAGAAAGAGGAAGTAGCCTTGTATCTCGTCGTTCCAGAGATAGTTTCCTTTACTGGTGAAGCTATTACCAGCGATAGAGGATATGTAGACCTGAACCTATCCTGGAGTGCGAACCATCCTTACAGAGATAATAGATATCCTGAAAGGAGCGGAGTTGTTGAATATAGCTGGGCTATAAAATACCCAGCTTTTGACCCTGCTTTGACCTGGGTTTATGGCGTTCCTTCTCCACCGACAAGTCTTGCTCGGTATTCGGTGGGCAAAGCTACCTCTATATCACTGCCTTTGTTCTCGTGGGCACTATATACCCAAAGAGAGACCTATGAAGTTTACCTGCGGGCGAGAGGAGCCGGAGGCTACACGATAGAAAGAAGAGGAACAATTCTCATAGACTTACAACCCCAACACGCTGGTATGAGGAACAGTCTTAATACAAGCGACGGCACTCCACCAACTAAGCCGTATGTTGAAGTAAAGGGACCGTTCACGGCGAGCTCGGGAGAGATGTGGGGAAGATGGCGCTCTGCTGACCCAGAATCAGGGATACAAGAATATCAATACAAGATCGTTAGATTAGCAGGTAGAACAAGCTCTCTTCCCAATTCCACCTCTCGGGTTTATGCCGATAAATCTGAACCTCTGCCCCTCATAGTTGGAGAGACAGTTGGAGGTGTAAGAACCACTAATAGGGTTGCCGGTAGTAAGGCACATATAGAAGGGGAATCGGAATTTGGCGGTATCATTCAAACTTTCTTTGATGTAATCCCCTGGACATCGGCAATGGGGATGACTGAGATGAATATAAGGGGGTTGTCCTTAGAGCATAACACGAGCTACAAGCTTTTGGTGAGGGCGAAAAATGGGGCTGGATTGTGGAGCGAAGTGGGAGAATCAATGCCCGTTAAAGTCGACCTAACACCTCCTGACCCACCCTATAGCGCAACCATCAGAATTGAAAACCTCTTCGGATATCCCACAACATCCTCTTCAAATTCCACCTTAAGTCCAAGGGATAAGATAATGGCTTTGCCTGTGAGTGGAGGCGTGCAAATGGAGGGGAGTGGTATAAGCGGTTTAAGGAATTCTGTAATCCAGACAATCATCGAGGGAAGTGCCCTCCAGCTTCAAGGAACGACAGCTCCCCAAATTCTTCAACAGGCTGAGGAAAAGCCATTTGTGCTTCGCCTCAGCTGGGAATGGGATATCTATAATGATAGGGAATCGGGAATCTCAGGGCATCGCTATGCGATAGGAACAGCTCCCGATAATACGGAAATCCTCAACTGGACGGATTTGCCCATCCCCTCAACAACAGCAGAGACTTTGCCCCAGGTAGAAAGAACAACAACATCCATCTCAATAGTTGAATTTCCCGCCCGAAGCGGCGTGACTTATTACCTTAGGGTTAGGTCAATTAATGGCGCCGGTGTTGCTGGGGAGGAGAGGGTTGTAAGTGTAACCTGCCAATTGGACGATTCCACACCGCCTACTTCACCCGGTGTAGCAGTTCTAAGGGAACTTCCTCCATTAACTGTACATCCTTCAACAATTCCTGAGGAGACTCTCCGTCCGCTGAGAATAATATGGACACAAGCAAGAGATAGGGAATCGGGAATCGTTGAATACAAGTGTGCAGTGGGTAGAAGCGCCGGGGCGGATGATGTGGTTCCCTGGACCTCAGTGGGAAGACAGCATGAATTCATCCTTCCCGATTCACTTCCCTATGGAACATTGTTCTACTCCGTGAAAGCAATTAATGGAGCAGGATTGGAAACTGTTTCAACTGTTAGTCTCCCATATTCTCCAACAACTCAAATTCAACCCGTTGAGACCGGGACAATAATACAGGCACCTTCAGGAAGATAAGAAAGAGGTGATTTTGGGTATGAAAACTAAAATAGGAAAAATTCTCGTTCCACTTCTTTTCATCGTCAATATCTGGGCACAGGAAATCAAAGCTCCCCTCTTCTTTGCGCTTCCA encodes:
- a CDS encoding fibronectin type III domain-containing protein → MRKEANGNIASRTKEKRGNSKYVYLLFFFLPLFFVVNCWGQAAPIPAPAYVYDGLTPPDLDFTNSTTSLSANWAPITESKADYYVDGYECAIGTSPGATDVVDWTNVGNVTSTTLSTPTLNHGTTYYFSVRGWRSVDKGEVATSDGITVDTKPPSSQVEQLPQITDSLSFTVTWSGTDDGGVIIVPTVEVVNKADAAVAQVGGPSGILNYDVQYRDGDTGAWTDWQMETTATSATFTGENGHTYYFRCRARDSAGNVEDWPVEPSYDTFTTIQVAGPPAPDYVNDGLTPLDIDFTNSTDQLSANWASVSEAYGYEVAIGTSPTTTDILNWTDVSGVTSTTRTGLSLTHGTTYYFLVRAYDANHIAGGSTSSDGVTVDTQPPSSQVNPLPSTTPSLSFTVSWTGTDSPAGILNYDVQYRDGDTGAWTDWQMETTATSATFTGENGHTYYFRCRARDSAGNVEDWPSTPDTQTAINIGAVSLTVVATPSALSYSAGENSKSVTFGVTATGPQGVNLTTLTYRREYSDGTSEEIPEVISQRIEAGARVDITRDITIDDATRTRVLAGRTTGTFNLVATFSGNDDSGNAVSGSATISVEVRSGAPEVFTVSNLRIQFTARSPFAIGQEVRGKILLDASGTVPGDVRGVIYLDGNRWRSFGVRIRETGENEFDSDPLPTAESDVGRHTIRVEIVDPTALSAEANYEVSREAEIPAFSLSELILIADAAKLSDFHFSSTEREGNTNRYTLNGTAKLTIISLDNQQVEDVNIENLKIAYNDSDPKNSEIRSGRVIKEVDETAEPLFKKWKDCLAIRKVEYNYPEGSPTRPDFLSLSGMLHIPYLDQDLYQINDLHLNKDGIVGKDFHTNHEWNVFGFIFSIKDIGSAPSISVGKDSSGYYISISGDLSVNMRGGSPHKIADYSNFKFAYNRSTDDFTIAGTFNITDPFGFIPGNNYLELNRLQFAKETETWFIKASCRFHKENLPDGVKDLLQKIPALPETVEFKFSKGGNIVGKIALLNELGSSGPGHHLNYDFANSRTSSVDPTEYRIPKIDYVLDPTYIGINLKWENGEFVKDQSSIEFALDLYLSKFKDDSGNWVEDENRRRVQVGDVNASGEFTPGVRILMDGGVEWNAPMITVVRGLRYSFCDDKILLRLNELAFQVYPFVISINGSIGVDFSMIEGGIDLGLNIDLDGNVDWRLGGGGRFDIVNVVHIGVDNLDFWGGPEPREITLNFDTTTGEGSGRNFSQSGDQTIQVKRYFKFENATIDLGREGSWFHGSVEQFLIYTTTEGNTKVSIRHADVSIAGISLLSDYDYHNPMLRVAGKATIPSGQEIIIVGKLGWGADIGDMTFGLFGAVGGLTIQIGPVTLTDVGGGFFYNPVAEDLETVRHMCGFNRPEMDERIQSRRPGGADNPGKFAVLLYAGAVIASDDLVKGKALISLTENYFNLDAEVDVLPSANLAKGVVYLGVGWSPFYAEGSIDIEVNAVDIITGKGHLDFYVYSSDAWGIMGNANLKVIRIIDVTAELFVGNPGFMFDGKVGAGIDLYIVSGGFELETMFWYKRSPPSSWGAYAKGKAWGDVLGGLIGAKVSLEGALIHTSPAFIIYTVGGLKIEICWVTVFDGSVWLALSTEDGLDGGTGRNSRYDELIDEARHMADEMEEEKNRVKQEMDEAKRAFDQLSAEQRRIAGSTVIQPDVEKARIVNEVYTSEMSWWDYYSGESSATATISTIRSIWENVIDGTEAQSLANRRTELLNSQNEIDQMNQQMIEKYNAVVEKINQYSALLEAELPSIRELGEMGTPFLGYNEQTITASDGSTRTIRVGFNMDWTKADQQANALQEVKEQSAAYEQRLLQLVGQFEENIQRLDGLLHWEDPAVAPLAGDYYRRFQKINHHYRTYLNYLKDNFESCWRRLNTLNSTTTEAALSSSFSNLAQRTNVLPLGDASLKQWTNQRIDNINRLLGKTRGEEGSYNPILSDSDPIERWREVWRDSGLELWYRVPMAGLEDFVMRSYNSKLLEAENSFKNIINTFCLPWKNYTDSLDNIYRRKARLYEILYDLYDQLALCDGEFIRITSIEGTSPDLPGMQLRNYQSIERLEGILREGQGIRQIEEMGGPVVGPRPLPAGGSVLVSENVMGFMTKRLYFTLKKEEVALYLVVPEIVSFTGEAITSDRGYVDLNLSWSANHPYRDNRYPERSGVVEYSWAIKYPAFDPALTWVYGVPSPPTSLARYSVGKATSISLPLFSWALYTQRETYEVYLRARGAGGYTIERRGTILIDLQPQHAGMRNSLNTSDGTPPTKPYVEVKGPFTASSGEMWGRWRSADPESGIQEYQYKIVRLAGRTSSLPNSTSRVYADKSEPLPLIVGETVGGVRTTNRVAGSKAHIEGESEFGGIIQTFFDVIPWTSAMGMTEMNIRGLSLEHNTSYKLLVRAKNGAGLWSEVGESMPVKVDLTPPDPPYSATIRIENLFGYPTTSSSNSTLSPRDKIMALPVSGGVQMEGSGISGLRNSVIQTIIEGSALQLQGTTAPQILQQAEEKPFVLRLSWEWDIYNDRESGISGHRYAIGTAPDNTEILNWTDLPIPSTTAETLPQVERTTTSISIVEFPARSGVTYYLRVRSINGAGVAGEERVVSVTCQLDDSTPPTSPGVAVLRELPPLTVHPSTIPEETLRPLRIIWTQARDRESGIVEYKCAVGRSAGADDVVPWTSVGRQHEFILPDSLPYGTLFYSVKAINGAGLETVSTVSLPYSPTTQIQPVETGTIIQAPSGR